A region of Chitinophaga horti DNA encodes the following proteins:
- a CDS encoding SusC/RagA family TonB-linked outer membrane protein produces MRVVRLNAFFMLAFCLHISAKSVSQTVNYSASNVPLEKVFSVIKQQTGYVVMYNPDLLQNSKPVTVAARQMPLETFLKTVLDGQLGYTIEAKTIFIKPVYKAPAALQMGQVQDKRVPKISGTITGPDGAPLPVVNIAVKGSGRGAISDEDGKFVLSNVPQDAMLLIQLMGFKPIEVSVAACCMRMPGLQHVASAMNEDGSLQLYIRMEPTIQALEGVSVMNTGFQTLSKERATGAFTKVDSADLNAHLNVNLVAALEGKVAGLSMYRGEPIVRGVGTFSANVTTRPLLVIDGLITEGALEDVNPYDIESVTVLKDAAASSIYGARAANGVIVLTTKEGKKGQTTVTANVDYFINTKPDLNKMNYASTSDMIDYETDVFNYQRSRYTSNTDFYNYYGDIGNAITRYYSPLYQLYRDQADGKVSADQVATTLNQWRNNNYYNQYRDHVWQNEVRNRYNLSIAGGGDKVSTYMSINYDKNQMRVKENSSDNLNLYFKSTFKHQDWFTFTVGGNMGYAKEVSTASEYGDYLNMPVYTNIVDDNGNKVYQDWVNIQDGYSTSDAINGQMAAKIAANSTYKSLKFNILDELGYGHTTTEQMRLRGFTDMGIKLMKGLKYSMKFQYETTNNGRKTYDEAASYKMRYLYNAMTSINSTSGVITRYVPEGDRLFQLNAKTNNYSFRNQVDYDNIFHWGGKSHNITALAGFEIREIFTPVANPSLKYGFNPVTLTDVLPNWNTLTESGIISSLFGNTTLSYTPGTRSSEVRHRFASAYANFGYTYEGKYNLSGSVRVDQADLFGSDPKYRYRPLWSIGGGWNVMSENFMKDIMWLDYLKVRATYGIGGNVDQSSSPFITALLKSDNLYTNLQYIDISTMPNPKLRWEKTATLNFGIDFVLLKGLLRGSLDHYRKNSTDLLVQTDLDPTVGASSQTINNGAMSNRGIELSLSSDWLKKKDFSATTAITLAYNKNQIGKVTRMPTSAYSMISSPEYYFLSNTPYNSMYAYRYGGMTNGYPYVIDQTGKANVTFDANGVPIAVAQVNGTEAIYRVGTLIPPVSGSFRQSFSYKGIQLSALFAFYAGHKLRKDAMDFSGVTQIDEDITKRYRDGFTSTTVPRLEIDYPASLLSHVGTLSTLYRYSDINVADASSVRLRNLSLSYALPASATRFLHMRGLKLTAQANNLWMWTAAGDNIDPETFNLKSGTRNLPAPKSFLFGAALNF; encoded by the coding sequence ATGCGTGTGGTGCGACTGAATGCTTTTTTTATGCTCGCCTTTTGTTTACACATCAGTGCTAAGAGCGTGTCCCAGACCGTCAACTATTCGGCCAGTAATGTGCCGCTGGAAAAGGTCTTTTCGGTGATCAAGCAGCAAACAGGGTATGTGGTGATGTACAATCCTGACCTCCTGCAAAATAGTAAACCGGTGACCGTAGCGGCACGCCAGATGCCGCTGGAAACATTCCTGAAAACGGTGCTGGACGGGCAGCTTGGTTATACGATCGAAGCTAAAACTATCTTCATAAAACCGGTATACAAAGCACCTGCCGCCCTGCAAATGGGGCAGGTGCAGGATAAACGGGTGCCCAAAATATCCGGTACGATCACCGGTCCGGACGGAGCACCGCTGCCCGTCGTGAACATCGCTGTCAAAGGCAGCGGACGCGGTGCCATTTCTGACGAAGACGGCAAATTCGTACTCTCGAACGTACCGCAGGATGCCATGCTGCTCATACAACTCATGGGCTTTAAACCGATAGAAGTATCTGTAGCCGCCTGCTGCATGCGTATGCCTGGCCTGCAACACGTGGCCAGTGCGATGAACGAAGACGGCTCCCTGCAACTCTACATCCGTATGGAGCCAACAATACAGGCGCTGGAAGGAGTGTCGGTGATGAACACAGGTTTCCAGACGTTGTCGAAAGAACGTGCAACCGGTGCATTTACCAAGGTAGATAGTGCCGACCTTAATGCACACCTGAACGTAAACCTCGTTGCTGCACTGGAAGGTAAAGTAGCCGGCCTAAGCATGTATCGCGGGGAACCGATCGTACGCGGTGTGGGCACGTTCTCCGCCAACGTAACCACCAGGCCGCTGCTGGTCATCGACGGACTTATTACCGAAGGTGCACTGGAAGATGTAAACCCTTACGATATCGAATCTGTAACGGTGTTGAAAGATGCGGCTGCCTCGTCTATTTACGGTGCCCGCGCGGCTAACGGTGTAATCGTACTCACCACCAAAGAAGGTAAGAAAGGGCAGACGACGGTGACGGCTAACGTAGATTATTTCATCAACACCAAACCCGACCTGAATAAAATGAACTACGCGTCCACCAGCGATATGATCGACTACGAAACGGACGTGTTCAATTACCAGCGCAGCAGGTATACGAGTAATACCGATTTCTATAATTACTATGGAGATATCGGCAATGCCATTACCCGTTACTACTCACCGCTGTACCAGCTGTACCGCGATCAGGCCGATGGCAAGGTGTCTGCCGACCAGGTAGCGACTACCCTCAATCAATGGCGCAACAATAACTATTACAACCAATACCGCGATCACGTTTGGCAAAACGAGGTGCGCAACCGTTACAACCTGTCTATTGCAGGTGGTGGCGATAAGGTAAGCACGTATATGTCGATCAATTACGACAAAAACCAGATGCGTGTAAAAGAAAACAGCAGCGACAACCTGAACCTGTACTTCAAATCTACCTTCAAACACCAGGACTGGTTTACGTTTACGGTAGGCGGTAACATGGGTTATGCGAAAGAAGTAAGCACGGCCAGCGAATACGGCGATTACCTGAATATGCCGGTGTACACGAACATAGTGGACGACAACGGAAATAAGGTATACCAGGACTGGGTAAACATCCAGGACGGTTATAGCACTTCCGACGCAATCAACGGTCAGATGGCTGCAAAGATTGCGGCGAACAGCACATACAAGTCGTTAAAATTTAATATCCTCGATGAGCTGGGTTATGGTCATACCACTACCGAACAGATGCGCCTGCGTGGTTTTACCGATATGGGTATTAAGCTGATGAAGGGCCTGAAATACAGTATGAAGTTCCAGTACGAAACAACTAACAATGGACGTAAAACGTACGATGAAGCGGCTTCTTACAAAATGCGTTACCTGTACAATGCAATGACTTCCATTAATAGCACCAGCGGTGTGATTACGCGCTACGTACCGGAAGGCGACCGTTTGTTCCAGCTTAATGCGAAGACCAACAACTACTCTTTCCGTAACCAGGTAGATTATGATAACATCTTCCATTGGGGCGGCAAATCGCATAACATCACTGCACTCGCAGGTTTCGAAATCCGCGAGATCTTTACACCGGTGGCCAATCCTTCTTTGAAGTATGGATTTAACCCGGTTACCTTAACGGACGTATTGCCTAACTGGAATACACTCACGGAATCCGGTATCATCAGTTCCCTGTTCGGTAATACAACACTGAGCTACACGCCAGGCACGCGTTCTTCGGAAGTGCGCCACCGCTTTGCTTCTGCTTATGCGAACTTTGGCTATACCTATGAAGGCAAATACAATTTGTCCGGTAGTGTACGTGTAGACCAGGCCGACCTGTTCGGATCCGATCCCAAATATCGTTACCGTCCGTTATGGTCTATCGGTGGCGGCTGGAACGTGATGAGCGAAAACTTTATGAAGGACATCATGTGGCTCGATTACCTGAAAGTACGCGCCACATACGGTATCGGTGGTAACGTGGATCAAAGTTCATCTCCTTTTATCACCGCTTTGCTGAAGTCAGACAACCTGTATACGAACCTGCAGTACATCGACATCAGCACGATGCCTAACCCGAAACTGCGCTGGGAAAAAACAGCTACGCTCAACTTCGGTATCGACTTCGTATTGCTGAAAGGTTTGTTGCGTGGCAGCCTCGATCACTATCGTAAAAACAGTACCGACCTGCTGGTGCAGACAGACCTCGATCCGACAGTGGGCGCCAGCTCGCAAACGATTAACAATGGTGCAATGAGCAACCGTGGTATTGAATTAAGCCTGAGCAGCGACTGGTTAAAAAAGAAAGACTTCTCCGCAACTACTGCCATCACATTGGCATATAATAAAAACCAGATCGGGAAGGTGACCAGGATGCCCACAAGCGCCTATTCTATGATCTCTTCACCAGAATACTATTTCTTATCCAACACGCCTTATAACTCTATGTACGCTTACAGGTATGGTGGTATGACAAATGGTTATCCTTATGTGATCGATCAAACGGGTAAGGCCAATGTGACTTTTGATGCCAACGGTGTTCCAATCGCAGTAGCACAGGTAAATGGTACTGAAGCTATCTATCGCGTAGGCACGCTTATTCCACCGGTAAGCGGCTCGTTCCGCCAGTCCTTTAGCTATAAAGGCATCCAGCTGAGTGCATTATTCGCCTTCTATGCAGGTCATAAACTGCGTAAAGATGCAATGGACTTCAGCGGTGTGACGCAGATAGATGAAGACATTACCAAACGTTACCGCGATGGTTTTACCAGCACAACGGTGCCGCGCCTGGAGATCGATTACCCGGCGAGCCTATTGTCGCACGTAGGTACACTGAGCACGTTGTATCGTTATTCAGATATAAACGTGGCAGATGCATCTTCTGTAAGATTGCGCAACCTCTCGCTGTCGTATGCCCTGCCTGCATCGGCTACGCGTTTCTTACATATGCGTGGATTGAAACTGACGGCCCAGGCCAATAACTTGTGGATGTGGACGGCGGCCGGCGATAATATCGACCCGGAAACGTTCAATCTCAAGTCCGGTACCCGGAACCTGCCAGCACCGAAGTCGTTCCTATTCGGCGCAGCGCTTAATTTCTAA
- a CDS encoding zinc-dependent metalloprotease yields MRKHVMLALAVLAALQATGQEKKDSTEKKDSTEKTKQVAYEKVITKNAVSRRGMFTVHVVDNKYYFEIPDSLYGRDILAVTRYVATPENVRVYGGERANETTIYFEKGPQQKVFVRQNVVKAEAKDETQALYKAVQNTTVRPIAAVFDIKTTNPANGQVVIDVTDFFRKENPVVSMAQSSKTELKLGGLADDRTFITSIRTYPINIEVKTLKTYTVQAAPAGASTLEMNTSLVLLPKEPMRRRLFDERVGYFANSYVLFDDNKQSTENYSIIQRYRLEPKDEDIAKYKKGKLVEPKKQIVYYIDPATPKKWRPYLMAGINDWQKAFEQAGFKNAIIAKEWPENDTTMSMEDARFSVVRYFASDIPNAYGPRISDPRSGEIIESHVGWYHNVMKLVHDWYMIQVGPNDPRARKMEFDDELMGDLIRFVSSHEIGHTLGLRHNMGSSSQTPVELLRNKKWVEANGHTASIMDYARFNYVAQPEDKIGKDGLYPRIGIYDKWAIQWGYKQIFDTKDEYEDRKILNKWVIDSLNANPRLWFGGEGKDDDPRSQTEDLGDDNIKANDYGIANLKRVVPQLINWTKEEGDMYDNLKRMHKAAVSQYNRYLYHVMKNTNQYYTTFKSSDQKGDVYTEVPKARIRSAIDYVGRQLMEPPLWLYPDELTGKLRFNTMTEISDMQQNILNTLLSPGMLYNIAQRSYDYPVSAYLLDIKNAAWKPLAGNKTLDVYYRNTHRMYIERIRMILKQPKDKMLTNAERSDARLYVQQHLLALKKELQSTTDSNALNQLHYAELVKEIDKVLKGDEE; encoded by the coding sequence ATGAGGAAACATGTTATGTTGGCCCTCGCCGTACTCGCAGCATTGCAGGCGACAGGCCAGGAAAAGAAGGATTCAACAGAAAAGAAGGATTCGACAGAAAAGACGAAACAGGTGGCGTACGAAAAGGTCATCACGAAAAACGCCGTATCCCGCCGGGGAATGTTCACCGTGCATGTGGTGGACAACAAGTACTATTTCGAGATCCCGGATTCGCTGTATGGCCGCGATATACTGGCCGTTACACGCTACGTGGCCACGCCCGAAAATGTGCGTGTATACGGTGGCGAACGGGCGAACGAAACAACGATCTACTTCGAAAAAGGTCCGCAGCAAAAGGTGTTCGTGCGCCAGAATGTAGTAAAGGCAGAAGCGAAAGACGAAACGCAGGCCTTGTACAAAGCAGTGCAAAATACAACCGTTCGCCCGATCGCAGCGGTGTTCGATATTAAGACGACTAACCCGGCTAACGGCCAGGTGGTAATCGATGTAACGGACTTCTTTCGCAAAGAAAACCCAGTAGTATCGATGGCGCAGTCCTCCAAAACGGAACTGAAGCTGGGCGGACTGGCGGACGATCGTACGTTCATCACGAGCATCAGGACCTACCCGATCAATATAGAAGTAAAAACATTGAAGACCTACACCGTACAGGCAGCACCAGCCGGTGCTTCCACACTGGAAATGAATACTTCCCTGGTGTTACTGCCCAAAGAACCGATGCGCCGCCGCCTGTTCGACGAAAGGGTAGGGTACTTCGCGAACAGCTATGTACTGTTCGACGACAATAAGCAATCCACCGAAAACTATTCCATCATCCAGCGCTACCGCCTGGAGCCGAAAGACGAGGACATCGCTAAATACAAAAAAGGCAAGCTGGTAGAGCCGAAAAAACAGATCGTTTATTACATTGATCCTGCTACCCCGAAAAAGTGGCGCCCTTACCTGATGGCCGGTATTAATGACTGGCAGAAGGCCTTTGAGCAAGCCGGTTTCAAAAACGCCATCATTGCAAAAGAATGGCCGGAAAACGACACCACCATGAGTATGGAAGACGCCCGTTTCTCCGTGGTGCGTTACTTCGCTTCCGACATCCCGAATGCTTACGGTCCGCGCATCAGCGACCCCCGCAGCGGTGAAATTATCGAAAGCCATGTTGGCTGGTATCATAACGTGATGAAACTGGTACACGACTGGTACATGATCCAGGTAGGTCCCAACGATCCCCGCGCCCGTAAAATGGAGTTTGATGATGAACTGATGGGCGACCTTATCCGCTTCGTATCCTCTCATGAAATCGGCCACACGCTGGGCCTGCGCCACAACATGGGCTCCAGCAGCCAGACGCCGGTGGAACTATTGCGTAACAAAAAGTGGGTAGAGGCAAACGGTCATACCGCTTCCATCATGGACTATGCCCGCTTTAACTACGTGGCGCAGCCGGAAGATAAGATCGGTAAAGACGGTCTGTACCCGCGCATCGGCATCTATGATAAATGGGCCATCCAATGGGGTTACAAACAGATCTTCGACACAAAAGATGAATATGAAGACCGTAAGATCCTGAACAAATGGGTGATCGACAGCCTGAACGCTAACCCACGCCTGTGGTTTGGCGGCGAAGGCAAAGACGATGATCCCCGCAGCCAGACCGAAGACCTGGGGGACGATAACATAAAAGCCAATGATTACGGCATCGCTAACCTGAAAAGGGTAGTGCCGCAGCTGATCAACTGGACCAAAGAGGAAGGCGATATGTACGACAACCTGAAGCGTATGCACAAGGCCGCCGTGAGCCAGTACAACCGTTATCTCTATCATGTGATGAAGAATACCAACCAGTATTACACCACCTTCAAAAGCAGTGACCAGAAAGGAGATGTGTACACAGAGGTGCCTAAGGCCCGTATCAGGTCGGCTATCGACTATGTGGGCCGCCAGTTAATGGAGCCACCTTTATGGCTGTATCCTGATGAGCTGACAGGCAAACTGCGCTTTAACACCATGACCGAGATTTCGGACATGCAGCAGAACATCCTGAACACCCTGCTCAGCCCGGGTATGCTGTACAACATCGCCCAGCGTAGTTATGATTATCCTGTATCAGCTTACCTGCTGGATATTAAGAATGCCGCCTGGAAGCCCCTGGCCGGCAATAAAACGCTGGATGTTTACTACCGCAACACCCACCGCATGTACATCGAGCGCATCCGTATGATCCTGAAACAGCCGAAAGATAAGATGCTAACCAACGCCGAGCGCAGCGACGCCCGCCTGTACGTGCAGCAACACCTGCTGGCCCTGAAAAAAGAATTGCAGTCTACTACGGACAGCAATGCCCTTAACCAACTGCACTACGCCGAGCTCGTAAAAGAAATCGACAAAGTGTTGAAGGGCGATGAAGAATAA
- a CDS encoding FecR family protein produces the protein MTDNTPAQRIAYLLEQYSKSLSSEAEAAELEAVLQDDQRRNLVIDVLTDMAGRTETHAPLSPAQLETGLQSILNKPRLRVASRKWLVAASIALLLTAGGATYFLVNRSTPTAPPVVKAHQIVPGHNGAVLTLANGEQVVLDSLGNGVVAMQGNSAINKQNGQLVYGEGGDVKALNTISTPRGRRFSIVLPDGTKVWLNAASSLRFPTAFAAGGREVDVTGEAYFEVAKQAASPFRVRINPKTKVEVLGTAFNISAYADDKEIRTTLVQGAVKLNDEVLKPGEQARINDAGTVNIVANADIEAVTAWKNGTFLFRNRTPLTEVMRQLARWYDIEVIYPQGEPTMVFTGEMQQDLSFDQAMKGLAAMGVNFSIEGKKVYVHVK, from the coding sequence ATGACCGACAATACACCAGCGCAGCGCATCGCCTATCTGCTGGAACAATATAGCAAAAGTCTTTCCTCCGAAGCAGAAGCTGCGGAGCTGGAAGCCGTATTGCAGGACGATCAGCGCCGCAACCTGGTGATAGATGTCCTTACTGATATGGCCGGCCGTACGGAAACGCACGCGCCACTGTCGCCCGCGCAGCTGGAAACAGGACTGCAAAGTATCCTGAACAAGCCCCGTCTGAGGGTCGCCAGCCGCAAATGGTTAGTTGCCGCCAGCATCGCACTGCTGCTCACCGCCGGCGGCGCCACTTACTTTTTAGTAAACCGTTCAACACCGACAGCACCGCCTGTAGTCAAAGCCCACCAGATCGTACCAGGCCACAACGGGGCGGTATTAACACTCGCGAATGGCGAACAGGTGGTGCTGGACAGCCTGGGCAACGGGGTAGTGGCCATGCAGGGTAACTCGGCTATCAACAAACAGAACGGACAACTGGTATATGGCGAAGGCGGCGACGTTAAAGCGCTTAATACCATCAGCACGCCCAGGGGCCGCCGTTTTAGCATTGTATTGCCCGATGGCACCAAGGTGTGGCTGAACGCCGCATCCTCTCTTCGTTTCCCGACAGCATTCGCAGCAGGGGGTAGGGAAGTGGATGTAACGGGTGAAGCGTACTTCGAAGTGGCGAAGCAGGCTGCGTCACCGTTCAGGGTGCGCATCAACCCAAAAACAAAAGTAGAGGTACTGGGCACTGCCTTTAACATCAGCGCCTATGCCGACGACAAAGAGATTCGTACCACACTGGTACAGGGAGCTGTGAAACTAAACGATGAAGTGTTGAAACCAGGTGAGCAGGCGCGTATCAACGATGCCGGCACTGTCAACATCGTAGCCAATGCCGATATAGAAGCAGTAACCGCCTGGAAGAACGGCACTTTCCTGTTCCGCAACCGCACACCATTAACAGAAGTAATGCGCCAGCTCGCACGCTGGTATGATATAGAAGTGATTTATCCGCAGGGAGAACCGACCATGGTATTTACCGGTGAAATGCAGCAGGACCTCAGCTTTGATCAGGCGATGAAGGGACTGGCAGCCATGGGCGTCAACTTTAGTATTGAGGGAAAAAAAGTTTATGTGCATGTAAAATAG
- a CDS encoding TonB-dependent receptor codes for MRTQLNRVARFIALSLSAIAFILPALAADVEPLSAIRGKVVTSDGSPAAFVSVQLKEKNRGTTTNEKGEFVFRRLQAGRYTVQVYLIGYKMTAQEVEVKQDEVTAVSIQLEATDAQLKEVVINGEKNKYKMDNVSGSLRLQTPILNVPQNIQVVSAELLADQQVFDIVDGITRNVSGATRVGHWDNQYAQIRMRGSKIPAFRNGMNIEASWGPTKEDAAVIDRIEFVKGPAGFMLAAGEPGGSYNVVTKKPTGQTRQSASLSMGSFSTYRAALDFDGKLSKDAKWLYRLNVALQDNDYYTKYNYSKRFMIAPVLKYLVDDRTSVTLEYTYQTSTYLGNGNYQFSNKGLLDEGIGNDFFYQDPALEPSWLKDHSVYVYLDHQINDKWKAHAQVAYFNFAMEGNSMWAPAKGVSANGDMLRYYSLGDEAGENTFGQVSLSGEEFTGGIRHRILGGVDMGTKKFWGDFRTLANDVRLAGGAIFNVYNPQYGIPFENLPTLDRTRSVRQRAANSNYISSVNYFSFYLQDELAFFNDALRLTLAGRYTKAQVTSRTKAADKNDDVVTPRVGLSYSITKNTSIYGLYDQSFVPVTGLDSSLKPFDPLKGNNLEFGVKREWLSGRVTTTFAAYRIKRVGDKVNMNIKDSRGADVFEQLGETTSKGLELDITGQIVKGLNVTVNGAITDSKITKESPNVVAGKETVGNITPNTAKYLMNSWVNYNVQQGFLKNFGIQAGTQWQAERSVGATKTSNIPNYFRVDGGLNYHTGKMSIGFLVNNLLDNRKLLTAASMAATPTDFYSYIVEARRNFRMTVTYRF; via the coding sequence ATGCGTACTCAACTTAACCGAGTTGCCAGGTTTATAGCCCTCAGCCTTTCTGCTATAGCCTTTATATTACCTGCCCTCGCGGCAGACGTGGAACCGCTTTCTGCCATCAGGGGAAAGGTGGTGACCAGCGACGGATCACCCGCAGCTTTCGTTAGCGTGCAGTTGAAAGAAAAGAACCGCGGTACTACCACGAACGAAAAGGGAGAGTTTGTATTCCGCAGGCTCCAGGCCGGCCGTTATACGGTACAGGTGTACCTGATCGGTTATAAAATGACTGCCCAGGAAGTGGAAGTGAAGCAGGATGAAGTAACCGCCGTGAGCATCCAGCTGGAAGCGACCGACGCCCAGCTGAAAGAAGTGGTAATCAATGGCGAAAAGAATAAATATAAAATGGACAACGTTTCTGGCTCCCTTCGCCTGCAAACGCCTATCCTGAACGTACCCCAGAACATCCAGGTGGTGTCTGCCGAGTTGCTGGCCGACCAGCAGGTGTTCGACATCGTGGACGGTATCACCCGTAACGTGAGCGGCGCTACCCGTGTAGGTCACTGGGATAACCAATATGCCCAGATCCGTATGAGGGGTTCTAAGATCCCGGCTTTCCGTAATGGAATGAACATCGAAGCCAGCTGGGGACCTACGAAAGAGGACGCGGCGGTGATCGACCGTATCGAGTTCGTAAAAGGTCCTGCAGGCTTTATGCTGGCTGCCGGCGAACCTGGCGGTTCTTACAACGTAGTGACCAAAAAGCCAACCGGACAAACGCGCCAGTCTGCCAGCCTGAGCATGGGTAGCTTCTCTACCTACCGCGCTGCGCTCGACTTCGACGGTAAACTGAGCAAAGATGCCAAATGGCTCTACCGCCTCAACGTTGCGCTGCAAGACAACGACTACTACACCAAATACAACTACAGCAAACGTTTTATGATCGCCCCGGTATTAAAATACCTGGTGGACGACCGCACATCTGTTACACTTGAATATACTTACCAAACCTCTACCTACCTCGGTAACGGTAACTACCAGTTCTCTAATAAAGGGCTGCTCGACGAGGGTATCGGCAACGATTTCTTCTACCAGGACCCTGCTTTGGAGCCAAGCTGGCTGAAAGACCACAGCGTTTACGTTTATCTCGATCATCAGATCAACGACAAATGGAAAGCACACGCACAGGTAGCTTACTTCAACTTCGCCATGGAAGGTAACAGCATGTGGGCACCTGCCAAAGGCGTATCTGCCAACGGCGACATGCTCCGCTACTACAGCCTCGGCGACGAAGCCGGTGAAAACACTTTCGGCCAGGTTTCCCTATCTGGCGAAGAGTTTACCGGTGGTATCCGTCACCGCATCCTGGGTGGTGTGGATATGGGCACCAAGAAGTTCTGGGGCGATTTCCGTACCCTGGCTAATGACGTAAGACTGGCGGGTGGCGCGATCTTTAACGTGTACAACCCACAGTACGGCATTCCTTTCGAAAACCTGCCTACGTTAGATCGTACCAGAAGCGTTCGTCAGCGTGCTGCTAACTCTAACTACATTTCTTCTGTCAATTACTTCTCTTTCTACCTGCAGGATGAGCTGGCCTTTTTCAACGACGCATTGCGCCTGACATTGGCAGGTCGTTACACGAAAGCCCAGGTTACTTCCAGGACCAAAGCTGCTGATAAAAATGATGACGTAGTAACTCCCCGCGTTGGTCTGAGCTACTCTATCACCAAAAACACCAGCATCTACGGTTTGTATGATCAGTCTTTCGTTCCGGTTACCGGCCTGGATTCCAGCCTGAAACCATTCGATCCGCTGAAAGGTAATAACCTCGAGTTCGGTGTGAAAAGAGAGTGGCTGAGTGGCCGTGTTACTACAACCTTCGCAGCATACCGCATTAAACGTGTAGGCGACAAAGTGAACATGAACATCAAAGACAGCCGTGGTGCAGATGTATTCGAGCAGCTGGGTGAAACTACTTCTAAAGGTCTGGAGCTGGACATTACTGGTCAGATAGTGAAAGGTCTGAACGTAACCGTGAACGGTGCGATCACTGATTCCAAAATCACGAAGGAATCGCCTAACGTGGTAGCTGGTAAAGAAACCGTAGGTAACATTACACCTAACACCGCCAAGTACCTCATGAACAGCTGGGTAAACTACAATGTACAACAAGGCTTCCTGAAAAACTTCGGTATACAGGCTGGTACACAATGGCAGGCAGAACGTTCAGTTGGTGCTACCAAAACGTCTAACATCCCGAACTACTTCCGTGTAGATGGTGGTCTGAACTACCACACCGGCAAGATGAGCATCGGCTTCCTGGTGAACAACCTGCTGGATAACCGCAAACTGCTGACTGCAGCATCAATGGCGGCTACTCCTACAGACTTTTACTCTTACATCGTAGAAGCCCGTCGCAACTTCCGTATGACGGTTACTTACCGCTTCTAG
- a CDS encoding RagB/SusD family nutrient uptake outer membrane protein codes for MKTSSIYTLGLSLLLGLTSCDKFLDLTPKGQIVVEKTEDFYSLVSYPNRGYPINNFQYLVDDQWIKESNIIGVSKRIDVINFYFDDSESRVNYMTSSTLYNRTYTYINRWNMIITLIDESKGADSLKVLGKAEAKVYRAYDHFLLVNTFAKSYVKETANTDGGICIMDKYDLEAKPTKATVEEVYNFILKDLDEAIPDLQTTPIDVYHPSLAFALAFKAKVLLFKKEYALAEEAARQSLALNDFIFDMVTYTTQGGPTRVPMPAGANKEVMSYMYMTGRNELNFGYSYIISPELVQLFGKNDARYNLFFNSTNASFLDIGSGTAYWVTRFTDYFYPTVGMRSPETHLILAECLARQNSIGPAMDVINNLRRKRITLASEATLPTPATIKETMDIIIAERRKELLFGFNRFFDLKRYNTEPEYAKTIVRKFPLVRTTVPQQTYTLPPDSKLYIIPFAQDVLKLNTTLTVNSGETLPW; via the coding sequence ATGAAGACATCAAGCATATATACACTCGGACTGTCGCTTTTATTGGGCCTTACGTCCTGCGACAAGTTCCTGGACCTTACGCCGAAAGGGCAGATCGTGGTGGAGAAAACGGAGGATTTCTACTCCCTGGTAAGCTACCCGAACCGGGGATACCCGATCAATAACTTCCAGTACCTGGTCGATGATCAGTGGATCAAAGAGTCTAACATCATAGGTGTTTCGAAACGGATCGACGTCATTAACTTTTATTTTGACGATAGCGAAAGCCGCGTGAATTACATGACCTCGTCCACGCTGTACAATCGTACCTACACGTACATCAATCGCTGGAACATGATCATCACCTTAATTGATGAAAGTAAAGGCGCCGATTCACTGAAAGTATTAGGCAAAGCTGAAGCGAAAGTATACCGTGCATACGATCACTTCCTGCTGGTGAATACCTTCGCTAAAAGCTACGTGAAAGAAACTGCCAACACAGACGGCGGCATCTGTATCATGGATAAGTACGACCTGGAAGCCAAGCCCACCAAAGCTACCGTGGAAGAGGTGTACAACTTCATCCTGAAAGATCTCGATGAAGCCATACCAGACTTGCAGACTACCCCCATCGATGTATACCATCCTTCATTGGCCTTTGCCCTGGCGTTTAAAGCGAAAGTGCTGCTCTTTAAAAAAGAATATGCACTGGCGGAAGAAGCGGCCAGGCAGTCACTGGCACTGAACGATTTTATATTTGATATGGTGACTTACACCACGCAGGGCGGACCTACAAGGGTACCTATGCCGGCGGGTGCGAACAAAGAGGTGATGAGTTATATGTATATGACCGGCCGTAATGAGCTCAACTTCGGGTACAGCTACATCATCAGCCCGGAACTGGTGCAGCTGTTCGGCAAGAACGACGCCCGTTACAACCTGTTCTTCAATTCTACCAACGCCTCTTTCCTGGACATTGGCTCGGGTACCGCTTACTGGGTGACCAGGTTTACCGACTACTTTTACCCGACCGTGGGTATGCGCAGCCCGGAAACACATCTTATCCTGGCCGAATGCCTGGCCCGCCAGAACAGCATTGGTCCCGCGATGGACGTGATCAATAATCTCCGCCGCAAACGTATTACCCTGGCCTCTGAAGCGACGTTGCCCACACCGGCGACGATCAAAGAAACCATGGATATTATTATTGCAGAACGCAGGAAAGAACTGCTCTTCGGATTCAACCGCTTCTTCGATCTGAAGCGTTATAACACCGAGCCGGAATATGCCAAAACGATTGTACGTAAATTCCCGCTGGTGCGCACCACGGTGCCACAGCAAACGTACACGCTGCCGCCGGATTCCAAATTATACATTATACCTTTTGCACAGGACGTGCTGAAGCTAAATACAACATTAACGGTCAACTCGGGCGAAACACTTCCATGGTAA